Proteins encoded in a region of the Vicia villosa cultivar HV-30 ecotype Madison, WI linkage group LG5, Vvil1.0, whole genome shotgun sequence genome:
- the LOC131606245 gene encoding rRNA biogenesis protein rrp36-like has translation MNSTPSLSFNSRRTFKFRLDSTFKQCRQDINEDGDDDDVSNKFQENNLSDEDEISDELEDEICDELEDDIGDELQEDDINDEEDDGDEDEFEKFK, from the exons ATGAACTCGACCCcttctctttctttcaattcaagAAGAACCTTCAAGTTTCGTCTAGATTCAACTTTCAAGCAGTGCCGTCAAG ATATCAATGAAGATGGTGATGACGACGACGTAAGTAACAAATTTCAAGAGAACAACTTAAGTGATGAAGATGAAATAAGTGATGAACTAGAGGATGAAATATGTGATGAACTAGAGGACGACATAGGTGATGAACTTCAAGAAGATGACATAAATGATGAAGAGGATGATGGAGATGAAGATGAGTTCGAAAAATTTAAATAA